A window from Ramlibacter pinisoli encodes these proteins:
- a CDS encoding tripartite tricarboxylate transporter substrate binding protein, whose product MNTCARTLSVSVFASGLLAAGTATATAAWPERPITMIVPFSAGAGTDITARTVATCMESQIKGASIVVVNKPGASGDIGLSALAQSAPDGYTLGIVNTPGVVSIPIERSTKWSLDSFEFLGNVAEAPGTISVHADSAIRTIPDLVKAAKAAPGKVSVGTQGVGSAGHISMLLLEKSAGVELSPIPFQGAAPARTALLGKVIESTMANVDEAVVFRAGAPWRILGVMSDARSPVAPELPTFKEAGYDIRAGSMRGFAGPKGMPADVTARLSTAIKACADDATFRERAAKSYLPIRYLAPKDYMKSLQQLDASLRDLWKVKPWNQ is encoded by the coding sequence CACCGCCACCGCCGCCTGGCCAGAACGGCCGATCACCATGATCGTCCCGTTCAGCGCCGGGGCCGGCACCGACATCACCGCCCGCACCGTCGCCACTTGCATGGAATCCCAGATCAAGGGGGCCTCGATCGTGGTGGTCAACAAGCCCGGGGCGTCCGGAGACATCGGCCTGTCCGCCCTCGCACAGTCCGCGCCCGATGGATACACGCTGGGCATCGTCAACACGCCTGGCGTGGTCAGCATCCCCATCGAGCGGTCCACCAAGTGGTCGCTCGACAGTTTCGAGTTCCTCGGCAACGTGGCCGAGGCGCCCGGCACCATCAGCGTGCACGCGGACAGTGCCATCCGCACCATCCCCGACCTGGTGAAAGCCGCCAAGGCCGCGCCTGGCAAGGTGTCGGTCGGCACGCAAGGCGTGGGTTCCGCGGGCCACATCTCGATGCTGCTGCTGGAGAAGTCGGCCGGCGTCGAGCTGTCGCCCATCCCTTTCCAGGGCGCCGCGCCCGCGCGCACCGCGCTGCTGGGAAAGGTGATCGAAAGCACCATGGCCAACGTCGACGAGGCCGTGGTGTTCCGCGCCGGTGCGCCATGGCGCATCCTGGGCGTGATGAGCGATGCCCGCTCGCCGGTGGCGCCCGAGTTGCCCACCTTCAAGGAAGCGGGCTACGACATCCGGGCTGGTTCGATGCGCGGCTTCGCCGGCCCCAAGGGCATGCCGGCCGACGTGACCGCGAGGCTGTCCACCGCCATCAAGGCCTGCGCCGACGACGCCACGTTCCGCGAGCGCGCCGCCAAGAGCTACCTGCCGATCCGCTACCTGGCTCCCAAGGACTACATGAAGAGCCTGCAACAGCTCGACGCGAGCCTGCGCGACCTGTGGAAGGTCAAGCCCTGGAACCAGTGA
- a CDS encoding creatininase family protein: MRTDHSTYSDLRNYLKNNDTVLIPVGATEQYGAHLATGTELRICEMIATEVGERTGLAVTPIVPVNYSAMFLDFPGTLSVSMETLERYLGEMSDALAGQGFRHFFFVNIHAGSLGPIESVSRSLRRKYDAIGGTIDVFTVMRDVGGAKFATTNAPSGHASEMVTSVALAKCPELVFMDRVKATESLRPFVDGVKTVSSGKVSLGKSSFSVFSDISDYAPIGTQGDPTGATAAQGQQVWDATVSYMSDAAAKFSRMSFA, translated from the coding sequence ATGAGAACCGACCACTCCACCTACTCCGACCTGCGCAACTACCTCAAGAACAACGACACCGTCCTGATCCCGGTGGGCGCCACCGAGCAGTACGGGGCCCACCTGGCGACCGGCACCGAGCTGCGCATCTGCGAGATGATCGCCACGGAAGTGGGCGAGCGCACCGGCCTGGCGGTCACGCCCATCGTGCCGGTGAACTACTCGGCCATGTTCCTGGACTTTCCCGGCACGCTGTCGGTGTCCATGGAGACGCTGGAGCGCTACCTCGGCGAGATGAGCGACGCACTGGCCGGGCAGGGCTTCCGCCACTTCTTCTTCGTCAATATCCATGCCGGGTCGCTGGGCCCGATCGAGAGCGTGTCGCGCTCGCTGCGGCGCAAGTACGACGCGATCGGCGGCACCATCGACGTGTTCACGGTGATGCGGGATGTCGGCGGCGCGAAGTTCGCCACCACCAATGCCCCCTCTGGCCATGCGTCGGAGATGGTCACGTCGGTGGCGCTGGCCAAGTGCCCGGAACTCGTGTTCATGGACCGCGTCAAGGCCACGGAGTCGCTGCGGCCCTTCGTCGACGGCGTCAAGACCGTGTCCAGCGGCAAGGTCAGCCTGGGCAAGTCCAGTTTCTCGGTGTTCAGCGACATCAGCGACTACGCGCCCATCGGCACGCAGGGAGACCCCACCGGCGCCACCGCCGCGCAGGGCCAGCAGGTCTGGGACGCCACGGTCAGCTACATGAGCGACGCCGCGGCCAAGTTCTCCCGCATGTCCTTCGCCTGA
- a CDS encoding HpcH/HpaI aldolase family protein yields MRKNPLNALWAARKPAFGTWATVVHHPRFMKLLAVAGLDFVIIEMEHSDFTIAEVGTLCLVAREAGIVPIVRPAGLAPHDYTRPLDAGAMGLLLPNIDSAEQLESILQATKFYPRGKRILNLRGPHTDYERLTRPLEQIAELNQETVTVAMIESQGGLDNLDAICRVPGLSAVMVGPDDLSQDLGVPGDLQHPSMVAAIEHVIATCDSNGVPWGFSAQDPASAAKWIQRGICWMPYANDAAALFNTFSNAAKQLKESAGR; encoded by the coding sequence ATGCGCAAGAACCCCCTCAACGCACTCTGGGCCGCGCGCAAGCCGGCCTTCGGCACCTGGGCCACCGTGGTGCACCACCCGCGCTTCATGAAGCTGCTGGCGGTGGCCGGCCTGGACTTCGTGATCATCGAGATGGAGCACAGCGACTTCACCATCGCCGAAGTGGGCACGCTGTGCCTGGTGGCGCGGGAAGCCGGCATCGTGCCCATCGTGCGCCCCGCGGGCCTGGCTCCGCACGACTACACGCGGCCGCTGGACGCCGGCGCCATGGGCCTGCTGCTGCCCAACATCGATTCGGCTGAGCAGCTGGAGTCGATCCTGCAGGCGACCAAGTTCTACCCGCGCGGCAAGCGCATCCTCAACCTGCGCGGCCCGCACACCGACTACGAGCGGCTCACCAGACCGCTGGAGCAGATCGCGGAATTGAACCAGGAGACCGTGACCGTCGCGATGATCGAGTCGCAGGGTGGGCTGGACAACCTGGATGCCATCTGCCGCGTGCCTGGCCTCAGTGCCGTGATGGTCGGCCCGGACGACCTGTCGCAGGACCTGGGCGTGCCGGGCGACCTGCAGCACCCCAGCATGGTGGCGGCCATCGAGCACGTCATCGCCACCTGCGACAGCAACGGCGTGCCCTGGGGGTTCAGCGCCCAGGACCCGGCCTCTGCCGCCAAGTGGATCCAGCGTGGCATCTGCTGGATGCCGTATGCCAACGACGCCGCCGCCTTGTTCAACACCTTCAGCAATGCCGCAAAGCAGCTGAAGGAGTCCGCTGGCCGCTGA